DNA sequence from the Leptospiraceae bacterium genome:
AATACTGAATTTGTCCTCCCATGAAAAAGGTAGTAGTTCCGAGAGATTGAATATTCGATATGCCTATTACTTCATTAAAAAATAAAAAACGTCCTTCTTCAAAAACTTTCCAGATAGCTGAAGGAGGGTAAGTCCAGAAGAAATTCATATCACTGAACTTTAAATGGAAGGTATGTTCTAAACGCGAAGAAGTACCGGAAAAAAGATGGATCTTGTTTTCAAATTGTTGTTCATTATCTTCTAAATTAGACTTTTCTAAAGAAATTGGATTCCCCGAACTATTGACGAGCTTGTCCTTATGCTTTAAGGTACAGCAGAGTTTATCGCTGTTTCCGATTATTTCGTGATTCCAGAAAATTTTACCACCGGAATAAAACTCTGCATCTGTATTTACTTTTAAAGTAACTTCTGAAAACTGCTGGTCCAAAAAACGAACTTCGGTGAATAAGGGAATTAATTGTATGTTTTCTTCAATACATTTCTCCACCGGATAAGCAAGGTCTGCTAAAATTTTATATCGACTCTCTAAACTAAAATTTTCATAGGTTCGGCTTGTGATATGCCTATTCCAATCCAATTCAAAAATCCTGGTTTGCAGATCGATTTGTTTTTGTAGTCTCATGGTTTTACTTGATTGACTTCTCTTTTATTGGAAAAATTTGTGATATATACTTATAATCTCTATCTATATGTAAAATACTCAGGTTATGTTTTTTGGCACAGGCAGAAATGATACAATCAACAGAGTTTCTTACCGGTAAACCGCTTCTTTTACATAGTCTAAAAATGTGGATTGCTTCCTCTATAAGTTCCTCACTCAAAGGTGACTCAACCATTTTAAATTGTTTGAAGTAGGTCTTCACTTTTTGGAAAGCTTTTTCATCCCGTATACCCTGTAAAACTTCCATATAGATAGGAGGACAGATGTGGATATCTTCAAGGTTGACTATCGTCTTAAGATCGAGCCTTGTGTCAAAACGAAAAAATTCGATCCAGATAGAAGTATCAAGTATAACCATTATTTCTTTTTCTTTCCTTTATCTTTCCCTATTTTTTTCTTGGAATCTTTTCTCATAGAAGACAGGTTTCCTTCCCAGATGCCACTACCCTGAAATTCTATAATTCCATCCAGAGAGTGAACTCGAATAAATTCTTCCAGTGCTTCATTCACTGTTGCTGAATAAGTTTTATGAGAAGATAGTTGTAAAGCTTTTTCTAAAAGTTCTTCATCTAATACCAGATTTTTTCGTTTCATATTATATAATATCGGTAAAAAACTCCTGTTTGACAATAATTATAAGGTTTTTATCCAATCTAAAGCATCAGTAGCGATTTGCTGAACAGTAGGTGGGTGAATAATGATTCCTAAATGTCCCTGAGGATAGCTTCGTATTTTTCTATTTTCAGATACAACCAGGTCGTTCCCGGCTATTACTGTGTCAGGAGGTGCAATCGTATCTTCTTCACCTACTATAGTAAATAGAGGTAAGGAGAAGTTAATCTGGTCTTCGGTATAATTAATTTTTTTATCGAAAGAATAAAATCCCACACCTTCAATTTGGGCTTTTAAGAATTGAGTTATACTCATCAAGGATTCTTTACAAAATATATCTTCGAGGGTAAGATACCATTCCGGAGAAGTTATTTGCCTGTAGCCTACGAAGTCTCTTAAGGTTAGAAGTTTTTTTCCGAGTGTAAAAGTTAAACCTTTCACCCCGGTAAGGCTATGTAAAAATTGAAATAGTTGATTTAAACTGATAGTAGGTACAGCCGTAGAGAGTGCAGCCGAGGTGGTTCTGATGATAGCTTCTGCTACAAAGTTTTTGCCCAGAGTGCGAATTAAACCTTTTAGTAAATTAAAACCCGGTAGCCTTGACTCCACATTTACATAGGTTGGAGAGGTAATGGTAATAACGCCTTTAATTAGTTGAAAAGGATCCGGGAAAGGTCCCGGAAGTTGTTGCTCTAATATTTTTTTATAGGAACCTGTATAGAATCGAGGAATCATCCCTCCCATGCTATGTCCGATAATTACAAAACGAGCATTGGGATACTGGGTTTTAAGCCAGTCCAGGGTAATCGGAAAGTCTTCCATTATATAGTCATCGACATTCCAGTCCTCCCGTGATGACTCCGGCATAGTGCATTTAGAGCGGCCTCTTAAATCCATAGTAAATGTAGTGTAACGATATCGAAAAGCCATCTCACGGGCAAGAATGCTCATTAAGCCCCGGTTACAGAAAAAACCCGGTATCATTAAAAGGATGGTGTTTTTATTCGCAGGCTTTTCCGGCAAATAGCGCTTGAGGCTAACAGCGAAACCTTTTCGCGTGGGTATTACAAAATTTGTATCCGTACGAAACTTACAGGCGTAGCGATACGAGTATCCAACAACGGTTCTTGGTGGACAGGTGGAATAGGGTATATCAATAGAAAATACTTTTTCGTATCGGGAATAAATATCAATGTTTTCAATGGTTCTGGCTATATCACGGGGTTCGGAGCCTGCACTGTTTTCTACTTCGAGAATAGTTGAAATAGCTTTATGGACAGAACTTAATCTTTCGGTTAATTCTTTTCTTTCTTCGCGATTCAGGCGAAATGCGGAAACTCCCCAAAGAATGCCGAGAACCTGCTTACCGGTGGTGATGGCAAGTCCGGTAGCTGTTTTCATAAAAGGACGTATGAAAGGTAAAAGGTGTGCGGGAAGACCTTCTCTATTTTCCAGATCTACAAATTCAATTATAGTTGAATCATCATCATTTAATAAAGCAAGACTGGCCGTATGCAGAATATGAGCAGAAATATTCCCTTTTTCATCAACAGAGGCTTTCTGAGCAGTATCTAATACTTGTTTTAAATAGCCGGGTGTATTTCCCTTTGCCATTCTAAGCATGGCCCGCCTGTTTACAAGAGATACAATTTGGAGATTCCGTCCGGAAAATAATTCAAAAAGTGTATAAGTATAATAGTATTTTCCATCAACAGATTGCACCCTGGCTAATAAATTGGTAAAAGCATGCCAGAGAGCTTTTATAAAGTTGATAGTATCTTGTCGGGGAGAATTGAGGTATATTTCCTCCTCTTCGGGAAGGAATTTTGTTTCCGAAAGAAGTAAGTTTTTTTTATCCATTACAATCTCCTCACTTTGCCAGACAGTAAAAGTATTCTTTCGGCTCTTAAAATGTCAACAGGGTTTTTGATTGCTTTTTATAGTTTTACTCATACAGAAAGAGTTTGATTGAAAAGTTTTTTTGTAGGCGAGAAAACGCTTGCTCGCCTGTTTTATATCATTTTTAGCCAGAACTAAGGATTTAAACGCTCCATCATTCTTGGGTAGGGTATACATTCACGAACGTGCGGCAATCCGCAGATCCAGGCAAGAAGTCTTTCCAGTCCCAGTCCGAAGCCTGCATGAGGGACAGAGCCATATTTTCTTAGATCCAAATACCAGTCATAAGAATCTATAGGTAATTTTTCATCCTTTAATTTTTCTATAATTTTATCATAACTTTCTTCCCGTTCAGAGCCGCCTATAATTTCACCTACTCCGTCCGGAGCGATTAAATCTGCACATAAAACGGTTTCCGAGTCATCCGGGTTTTGTTTCATGTAAAAAGCTTTAATGCTTCTCGGATAATTTTTAATAAAAACAGCTGTTTGATAGTGTGAGGTTATAATCGCTTCTCGTTCGGCATTTATATCTTCACCAAACGAAATTTGTTCTCCTTTGGACTGAAGGAGTTCAATGGCTTCACGGTATGAAATTTGTTTAAAAGGTTTTTCTATATAACTTAATAGTTTATCAATATTAGTTTCCAATACCTGTAAATTGTGTCCTGAACGTTCAAGGGTATCACGAATAACAGTACGAACAAATTGGTCCTGAAATGCAATACTTTCTTCGTTACCGGTAAAAGCCATTTCTGCTTCTAACATCCAGAATTCGGTGAGATGTCTTCTGGTTTTACTTTTTTCTGCTCGAAAAGTTGGACCGAAGCAGTATACATTATTGTGTGCGAATATTGCAGTTTCCAAATATAATTGTCCCGTCTGAGCAAGATAGGCATTTCCTAAATCAAAGTATTTTGTCTCAAAAAGAGTGCCGGCGCTTTCCCCTATAGAACCGGTTAAGATAGGTGTATCGATTAGAACAAAATGATTGTCATAAAAAAATTTTCGAATGGCAAAAGAAAGTTCATTTCGAACTTGAAGGATGGCAAGTTGTCGTTTAGAACGAAGCCAGAGGTGACGGTTGGTATGTAAAAAATCAACCCCGTGTTCTTTGGGGGTTATGGGATAATTATCTGATTCTCCGATGATTTCAAGCTCAGATAATAAAATCTCAAAACCGATTGGAGATTTAGCTGATTCCTGTAATTTACCCCGGATACGAATCGATGTTTCCTGTTTTAAGTTTTTACACTTTACAAACAAGTCCTCTCCGGATTCCTTTTCGACTACTACCTGGATGATTTTCCCTGAATTCCTGACCTGAAGAAATTGTACATGATTACTTCCTCTTTTACCCTGTAGCCAGCCTTCTAATTCAACTTCTTTTCCCGAAACTTCTTTGAGATTGTATAAACCTATCTTTGTATAGTCCATTACTTCATTTAACCCCGTACAATCTCTATCTGGTTTATGGAGAAAAACATCAAGCAGAAAATTTAAATATTGAAGAGATACTTTTTATATCCCGTATACATTTAAACTTTCTTTTCTACCTTTTACTGTAATTTCACCCAGATGCTTTAGCCCATCTTTTTTTAGTAATTGTCCGTAAGCAGTTTCTGAAATAATGAGAGGTGATTCTAATGTTTTTGACATACCCTCCAGGCGAGAAGCCAAATTTACGGCATCACCTATTACCGTATACTCCATCCTATTTTTGGAACCTATATTACCTGCTAAGACTTCACCGGTGTGAATGCCAATACCGATTTGGATAGATTCCAAACCTTCTATTTCTAACTGAGTATTCAGAAACTCCAATTCTTTTAACATGTCTTTTGCTGTAGTAAAGGCTGCATCGGTATAATTATTTATTTCCATAGGAATATTGAATATTGCAAGAATAGCATCTCCTATGAATTTGTTTATCATGCCATTATTTTTAGTAATACAGACATCCATTTTTTCAAAAAAACGATTTAAAAGCATAACGACTTCTTCGGGCTGCCTTTTCTCTGAGAAGGAGGTAAAACCTCGAATATCCGTAAATAAGATGGCTGCTTCTCTTATCTGTCCTCCGAGGTTTAAATTACCTTTTAAAAGATAATCCCGAACCCGATAATCTACAGCTTTTCCAAATACATCTTTTATATATTCTTTTTCTTTTAAACCTTCTACCATTTCATTCATAGATTCAGCTAATATACCCGTTTCATCCACGGAACGAACCGGGATTTGCACTTCAAAATCTCCCTGTTTAATCCGAAAAGCAGCTTCTTTCATTATAGTAAGCGGAGTTTTAAAAGAATAGGCAACCAAAAAACCTATGGAATAGGCTAAAACGCAGATAAAGAGAATAATAATGCTGATAGAACCTATGATTTCGGAAAGTATAGATTCTGATACCTTGCTGACTAAAATATTAAAAAACATAAAAATAGGAAGAAGGCAAACGGAAGATACAAGTATTATAAATTTACTATATATGGAAAGATGAATAACACCTTTCTGTCCGCTTATTTTATTATCAGGAAAATAGAACGGAAAAAGATATTTTCGACTGATAAAATCAAGTTGATAATAACTAATCGAGAAACAAAGGCTTGTAAAAATACCAACAAAGAGAACGTATCGAAGAACAAGCCAGGAAGTAAATTGTATTCCTGAAATATAGTGATCCAGAAAAGCTTGAATAAAACCGATTCCCCAGCCTGTAGTGATTAATAAGCTCAGCATGAAAGGGATATTGGCAGTTCGAGTTTTCGCTTTTTCAAAAAGAAGTCTTTCATTCGGCTGTTTGATTCCTTTTATTACAGGAATCGAATAAAGTGTAACCAGTAAACTGGGAACACTAAAACTGAGAATCGATAATAAACCTGAAAAGTATAAGTGCCGGGTATCCTGTTTCATGTGTTCCTTAACTGCATTGTAAAAAGGATCATTTAATATAGGTACATAGAATGAATTTAAAAACGAGACAACAAATATATTGGAGCCTAAGGTTATGAAAATAATTAAAAAAGAAAGTTTGTATGCCAGTTTCTTATTACCCTGCAATTCCATAATTTATCTTCCTTTTCTTAAAAAAATACTGGTCTTCAAGTAAATTGTATAAACTTGATTTGTAAACTCCAATAATTTTCTCAATCTAAAAAAGAATTGAAAAAGTCTTTTACTTGAAGCCAGAGCGAAAAGATTATTTTTTGAAATTATGAAGGAAAACGAAAATACAAATCGCCACAACAAAAAAGAACCCGTAGTAGAAAACAAGCACAGCCTTCCTTATCCTACTCGCACCCTCGATCCACCTATACGGCTTGTAGACAGAGCCAGAGAAATTGAGAGTGCAGATATGGTGATTCAGACCAGTGTAAATTCAAGACTGGAATTAATAGCAAAACAAATTCGAAATCTACAGGACGAAGCTAAGCAAATCTTAGAACAGGCAGAATTGGACTTAGAACTTCATCGAGTAAAATGCAATTTTGAAAAGAAAGTGGGTCAGGCCATTCACCTGTATGTAAAAGACAATGGAGATAAATACTTTTCCTTACTTTCAAAAGAAGAATGGGGAAAACCTCCTCACATTTATCTTGGAACCTATATGTTAAATGCCGATAGAAGCTTTAAAAAAATAGGCGGGACTTAAAATCCGCGAAAAGCTAAAAAAATTTTCTTTATAGAACTTATTCAGGTCTAAGAAATAATCGGAGGTAGAAACTGGAAAAAGCTATTTTAGGAGGAGGTTGCTTTTGGTGTATTGAAGCAATCTTTTTAGAACTCAAGGGAGTAAAAAAAGTAATTTCGGGTTATAGTGGCGGACAGCTTAAAAATCCTTCCTACGAAGAAGTTTGTACCGGGACAACGGGACATGTAGAAGTTTGTGAAATTCATTTTGAACCAAATCTTATTTCTTACGAAAAGCTTCTGGATATATTTTTTCATGTCCACGATCCCTGTTCTTTGAATCGCCAGGGGAATGATGTGGGGACTCAGTATCGTTCTATTATCATCACTCTTACAGAAGAACAAAATGTAAAAGCAAGAAGTGTAAAAGAACAGTTAGATAAA
Encoded proteins:
- a CDS encoding acyl-[acyl-carrier-protein] thioesterase translates to MRLQKQIDLQTRIFELDWNRHITSRTYENFSLESRYKILADLAYPVEKCIEENIQLIPLFTEVRFLDQQFSEVTLKVNTDAEFYSGGKIFWNHEIIGNSDKLCCTLKHKDKLVNSSGNPISLEKSNLEDNEQQFENKIHLFSGTSSRLEHTFHLKFSDMNFFWTYPPSAIWKVFEEGRFLFFNEVIGISNIQSLGTTTFFMGGQIQYFKIPEPGSLIKLFSWIELVDKIRFYFRQDVEDTEGNLLLSMRDEQLFVSLSRSRPVRAPEKFLELIDTYIENK
- a CDS encoding PIN domain-containing protein, whose protein sequence is MVILDTSIWIEFFRFDTRLDLKTIVNLEDIHICPPIYMEVLQGIRDEKAFQKVKTYFKQFKMVESPLSEELIEEAIHIFRLCKRSGLPVRNSVDCIISACAKKHNLSILHIDRDYKYISQIFPIKEKSIK
- a CDS encoding type II toxin-antitoxin system VapB family antitoxin gives rise to the protein MKRKNLVLDEELLEKALQLSSHKTYSATVNEALEEFIRVHSLDGIIEFQGSGIWEGNLSSMRKDSKKKIGKDKGKKKK
- a CDS encoding alpha/beta fold hydrolase, coding for MDKKNLLLSETKFLPEEEEIYLNSPRQDTINFIKALWHAFTNLLARVQSVDGKYYYTYTLFELFSGRNLQIVSLVNRRAMLRMAKGNTPGYLKQVLDTAQKASVDEKGNISAHILHTASLALLNDDDSTIIEFVDLENREGLPAHLLPFIRPFMKTATGLAITTGKQVLGILWGVSAFRLNREERKELTERLSSVHKAISTILEVENSAGSEPRDIARTIENIDIYSRYEKVFSIDIPYSTCPPRTVVGYSYRYACKFRTDTNFVIPTRKGFAVSLKRYLPEKPANKNTILLMIPGFFCNRGLMSILAREMAFRYRYTTFTMDLRGRSKCTMPESSREDWNVDDYIMEDFPITLDWLKTQYPNARFVIIGHSMGGMIPRFYTGSYKKILEQQLPGPFPDPFQLIKGVITITSPTYVNVESRLPGFNLLKGLIRTLGKNFVAEAIIRTTSAALSTAVPTISLNQLFQFLHSLTGVKGLTFTLGKKLLTLRDFVGYRQITSPEWYLTLEDIFCKESLMSITQFLKAQIEGVGFYSFDKKINYTEDQINFSLPLFTIVGEEDTIAPPDTVIAGNDLVVSENRKIRSYPQGHLGIIIHPPTVQQIATDALDWIKTL
- the asnS gene encoding asparagine--tRNA ligase; the protein is MDYTKIGLYNLKEVSGKEVELEGWLQGKRGSNHVQFLQVRNSGKIIQVVVEKESGEDLFVKCKNLKQETSIRIRGKLQESAKSPIGFEILLSELEIIGESDNYPITPKEHGVDFLHTNRHLWLRSKRQLAILQVRNELSFAIRKFFYDNHFVLIDTPILTGSIGESAGTLFETKYFDLGNAYLAQTGQLYLETAIFAHNNVYCFGPTFRAEKSKTRRHLTEFWMLEAEMAFTGNEESIAFQDQFVRTVIRDTLERSGHNLQVLETNIDKLLSYIEKPFKQISYREAIELLQSKGEQISFGEDINAEREAIITSHYQTAVFIKNYPRSIKAFYMKQNPDDSETVLCADLIAPDGVGEIIGGSEREESYDKIIEKLKDEKLPIDSYDWYLDLRKYGSVPHAGFGLGLERLLAWICGLPHVRECIPYPRMMERLNP
- a CDS encoding adenylate/guanylate cyclase domain-containing protein, with translation MELQGNKKLAYKLSFLIIFITLGSNIFVVSFLNSFYVPILNDPFYNAVKEHMKQDTRHLYFSGLLSILSFSVPSLLVTLYSIPVIKGIKQPNERLLFEKAKTRTANIPFMLSLLITTGWGIGFIQAFLDHYISGIQFTSWLVLRYVLFVGIFTSLCFSISYYQLDFISRKYLFPFYFPDNKISGQKGVIHLSIYSKFIILVSSVCLLPIFMFFNILVSKVSESILSEIIGSISIIILFICVLAYSIGFLVAYSFKTPLTIMKEAAFRIKQGDFEVQIPVRSVDETGILAESMNEMVEGLKEKEYIKDVFGKAVDYRVRDYLLKGNLNLGGQIREAAILFTDIRGFTSFSEKRQPEEVVMLLNRFFEKMDVCITKNNGMINKFIGDAILAIFNIPMEINNYTDAAFTTAKDMLKELEFLNTQLEIEGLESIQIGIGIHTGEVLAGNIGSKNRMEYTVIGDAVNLASRLEGMSKTLESPLIISETAYGQLLKKDGLKHLGEITVKGRKESLNVYGI
- a CDS encoding DUF2452 domain-containing protein, producing the protein MKENENTNRHNKKEPVVENKHSLPYPTRTLDPPIRLVDRAREIESADMVIQTSVNSRLELIAKQIRNLQDEAKQILEQAELDLELHRVKCNFEKKVGQAIHLYVKDNGDKYFSLLSKEEWGKPPHIYLGTYMLNADRSFKKIGGT
- the msrA gene encoding peptide-methionine (S)-S-oxide reductase MsrA, producing MEKAILGGGCFWCIEAIFLELKGVKKVISGYSGGQLKNPSYEEVCTGTTGHVEVCEIHFEPNLISYEKLLDIFFHVHDPCSLNRQGNDVGTQYRSIIITLTEEQNVKARSVKEQLDKSGEFSRPLVTEIKSFETFYEAEGYHQDYYNTHPGQGYCAYVIQPKLEKFRQRYKSNLE